AAACAACATCTGTAGAAGTCAAAGCTTTAGAGCCCATGCAATGAGTACAACTGAAGGAAGTGTTATGTCTCCGAAAGTCTTGATGGATACTGGGGATGAACCTGAACATCTTCTAGTCCTTGTTCATGGCATCTTAGCAAGGTAGGGAGTTTTGTTTACTCATCCTGAAAGGATGCTTTCACGTGTCTACAAAGTTTATATACATGTGTGtagatatatatgtatgtacatGCAACTCAAAAAAATGTAATGGAAAGTGAACATGATATCTCGCGAGATTTAGAAAACTGTAAGGAGTCTGGGTGTTGGGgtcaaaaaagataaaagaagacaTAGAGGACAGTAGAAAgcataagaagaagaaaaaggaatgAAGTCATATGGTTTGAATGTGAGCATACTAGTTAGTAATTAGCTACTATTCTCCTTTTCTATATTTTTGCAGGGCTGTTAATTTGAGTAGTCAATTTGCCTGTTAACCGTGCTCAAACCTTGACTTTCTAAGTGCTCAAGCAAGGAAAAGCTTTAACATTGAGAAAACATTGCGATCAGAACCAAAtagcattttattttttaagtgacCTTTGGTATGGAAATATTATGTTCGAGTAGTAGTGCTATCTTGAGGTTAGGTTTAAGTGGTCTTACATTCTCACTTTCAACACACATCACATGGTTGGAACATCTCTTTTTCCCAGAGTATGAAACTTGACCTGAACAAATCTCCAGGTGACATACATGTCTATATCCGTTTGTGTATCACTTTTATATTTCGCTCTTGAACATTCTTCCATGTTCTTGAGGTTGATTTTCTTCCTATTCCATGATCTGGTTGTCAAGGGTTGTGTCTGATGTTTGTGTATGGGCACCGTCTTAATTGCTGATATATCACCCATATCAGTCAATTAAGTACGCCTCAACCCCAAATAAATGTTCATAGCTTCCATAGTAGAAAATTTCTTCCTGAAAATTAACATGCTGCTGTTTGCATCACTGATCTTTCCAATGAATGCAGCCCAAGTGACTGGACATATGTACAAGCAGAGTTGAGAAGGCGGTTGGGAAGAAACTTTTTAATATATGGTAAATTTTTTAGTGAAACTTGTCCTTATATTCTCATgtatttagtttttaattttctaggtttttctttcttcaattttGCATGCTACACCAAGAAAGTAAATGCTGATATTCAAATTCCAAGAAGCTATCTGACTTTCTTTTTGTGGCGTCCAGCAAGTTCATGTAATACGTTCACTAAAACCTTCACTGGGATTGACGGAGCTGGAAAACGACTAGCAGATGAAGTGAGTATGTAAAAGAGGTCACTGTGCTGTATAGTTGCGAGTTTGGTGTACTGTGTGGTCTCATGGTGTAGGAAAGGTGGCTATATTATTCTTGTTTGGTTGGGGCAGAAATATGATGCTACTAAGCTTTTTTATGTTTAGTTCTCTTTTAGGTTAACttgattattcttttaatttgtatGGTTAGTGTTGGTTTTTGGTTATGGCAATACTCTATTCAAAGCAATAAAACCCTGACAGGTAGGTATATCCTACGGTGGTAGTTGCTGTTTAAGAAGTGTAGGTCAATGTTGTCAGTTTTGCAGCAAGTGAATAATATTTCAGCTCAGTACAATATTTGCTGAAAGATGTCCAGCTTTCCATCAGTGCATCACAgagatttttctatttttctaaagTTGGCCTCTATATACCTTATACTtcatatgcatatttccaacaggattaaataaatttttttgtcgaGAGCTAGTTATTTCAGCCTGCATTCTGTATTCATCTCAGAAACTCGAGTTATGTCAAGGAAGTATATGAATGGTCAaacttcaccttttttttttccaaatccagaaaaagaaaaagtatatgAATGGTCAAATAGTTCCCACCCACACACTTCTGAGATGAAAACGTAACCCTCTTGAACCCGTGCTTATTAGGTGGCTACTTTCAAGTTTCCAATATATAGGTTGTGCTTACGGAGTGAAATTATGAACACTCATCCTCCTTATTTGGAACTTTTGATTATGAACAGGTCAGGCTggttgtaaagaagaaagaaagccTGAAGAAGATATCCTTTTTAGCTCATTCTCTTGGTGGATTGATTGCAAGATATGCACTTGGTGTACTTTATTCATCAGACAACTGTAATGAGGAGTCCAATGATGCAGTCACTTCAACTACTGCAAACCTCAAACCAGTAGGCTCCTCAAATGTAGGATTGATTGCTGGCCTGGAGCCAGTCAATTTTATCACCTTGGCAACACCACATCTTGGTGTGAGAGGGAAAAATCAGGTCTGTTCTCATGGTACAATCTTATCACTTATGCATCAAAGAATCTTATCTCAGTGTTTCTTAAATGGGATGTTATTCCCCCCTTCTTAATAAAAGTAATTTACCTACTATACTTGTCATTATAAAGTAACAAGATTATGTCCATTACTGTTCCTTGTTTAGGGATTTCAgttgtttttatgtattttaaatatttatttatatatcctATTTTCTTGCTTTTAAATGTGTAAATCTCGTATTGGAGTCTCTACCTCAAAATTCTGAAACTTGAGTGGAATATTAGGTGCCAATGGAGTAAAAACTTTAAAACGCTTGTATTAGTTCTAACttagatattaaaataaatcttaattGTAAATTGTTGTGCTTGGGTACCTCATGCATATATAACAAAGTGCAGTCAGTCATTTGTTTTTTGGGGCATTTACGTAGTTTCTAAACAAATGTCTAGTAACAGTCATCTTTTCATTTGAGACGtcttaatatatttgatacCATTCTATTCTACATAAATTTCACAAGTCACAACCTTCAAACCTCAAATTTATCtgttaattcaaattttaagtttgagatatgtgatcTCTGTTCTctaactttttcaaatttttctgtCATTGATGTAATACATACAAGTCAAAGTAGTATAATAAATTTTGGACCCAAAGTCCATTAAAATACCATTATATAAAATGGGACAGAGGCAAGgaagtaaatttttttgaattcttcATAAGAGTTAAGGCTTAGTGTGAAATACTAGAAAAGTTGATTCCATCACCTTTTATTGTGTGCTTTATGAGGATAAAAGGATAGAAGCCTGTAGATATGCATGACTGTGAAAAAGCTTCTTGCATGGCATGCAACTGCTGGAAATTTTTGTAGTCCTCATCATCTTTGCAGAACATCCAAAAGATACTTGTTACTCCTATTTTACTTCTGTGTGGACCCTTCCTTTAATTGGTGCACAAATCTTAACAGGTATCAATGAAATGGCCAAAAGAACTTTTCATTTACTATATTTCAATATCGTCTTCCAATATCAAATGTTGTTTCAAATAAGAGCACCATTTTAAGTGAAAGTTGGaaatttatattgtttaatATTGAATGAGAGAAACTATGCCAGTACTTGTTAActgaaataaattatacaagtgTTGATCAATATTTacaagtaaagaaaatgaaatataacaGATTCTATTTCACTAAAGCAAATATCAGGAAAGAAAAGAACCATAAATTAAACATTAAGCCACATGGTATAGCAAAAAACAAATGCCTTACCAGGCTGTTAATAAGTTGTGTGCCAAAAAACCTGAAGCCAGTTGTTGTCTGAGCTCATATTATCTTATGTATAAGAGGATATCATAATTTGTGACGCTAATGTTAGGTTGAATGAGTCGCTAagtattttcttgaatttaaacTCTCAGAATTTGGATGGTATGTTATTAGTAGTAGCTTATCTAGAAAAAAGTGTTATGATCACTTCGTAATGGCCCCTGACATCAGGAAAAGTTGATTAGCTTTTACTTTTCAGCTACCTTTTCTCTTTGGGTTGCCGATCTTGGAGAAACTTGCAGCACCTATAGCTCCTATATTTGTTGGTCAAACTGGCAGTCAGCTCTTCCTTACAGATGGCAAACCTACGAAACCACCTCTTTTGCTAAGGATGGCATCAGACTGTGATGATGGAAAATTTATGTGAGCAGAAATATCTCCACCAGTCCTTGAATCAGCTGTTTCTCCATGTCTTTATTTTTACCTTATGCCTGGATTTTCCTTATTGCAGATCAGCGCTTGGTTCTTTCAAATGGCGTGTTCTTTATGCTAATGTCTCTTATGATCGTATCCTGTTGGATCTCAGTTGTTGTTTCTTCATTTAATTAGCAAAATCAATTCATTGATAAAGTTCATTCCAGTGCTTCTTCTCTCAATATTTTGAAGTGATTGCAGTGTTTTCTTGACATTATCTAGATATGGTCGGCTGGCGTACATCATCTATAAGAAGGGTGACAGAACTTGTCAAGGTGATTTGTAATTTACTAttcatttgttacttttattgtcCATAAATATAGGTCTGTGAATGTTGACAATTAGTCAAGATAAAGACAgaaaaggacattcaagtataatttttttggctAAGCAATATTTACTCAAGGGTCCCGATCTAAAGTTTATTTGTCCAGATCAAATTGAAATTCCTGGGAAGAGGTATTGGGACAGTATGAGACTTTTAATTAGACCAGAACAATAGGAAGTGCaaagtaaaaatttataaagAGAACTGCAAGAATGCCCTATATCAGAATTACTAATTAGTTTCATTTTGTTGGTACGATAATTAAAACTTAAAGCGCAATAAAGGTATATCAGATATGAGATGAAATAGCTTGAGTACCATAAACTGCCTTGCAGTAGTTGAACCAAAACCAGAAAATTTATCTATCAACTTATCTTCTACAGGAACCTTTGGTTTTAATGTTGCTTAGACAATAATAAAACTTTAAGGCATATGCACATAACCTGCCCATGGGTAGGTAATCATCTCTTCATCCATGATAGCGTGTAACTTACCTATATATGTTTTCTTTGTTGGGGATTAGACAAGGGAAATTACTTTGACACTTCATTTGCATCTTCTcatgaaacaaaaaagaaaccttgattttatgtttgatGTACTGAAATTAGAATTGAGAAACTCTTACAGGTTTTAGAGTTTTACTTTATACAAGCTTCcgtttttagtaaatttgatttCTCAAAAGTTACACTATGTTAAGAATGTGTCACCAAGAGGTTTGGGCTTgagacttccatgttggagatCTCAAGTTCGAAGCCTTTTGCCaacgaaagcaaggggtttgccttttggatcgagctcgtcgcaccgggtttgcctagtgcgggttacctctcctgtgtggtttgcgagctattgcataggagcggggttTTTATCCTGTGCACACCCAAAGGGTAGAGGCTGCGAGTTTCCCTTGTCTTaactcttaaaaaataaatcaaaaaatgtGCCACCAAGACCCAAGGTAAGTTTTATAAAGTTGTTGTTAGATCAGTTATGTTGTATGGGGCGGAGTGTTGGCCAGTAAAGAGCACACTTCCAAAAGATGGGAGTAACAGAAATGAGGATGTTGATATGGATGTGTGGACATACTAGGACAGATAAGATTAGAAACGAAGATATTCGAGACAAAGTGGGAGTGACCTTCGTGGTTGACAAGATGAGCGAGGCGAAGTTGAGATTGTCCAGACACGTACAGAGGAGATGCATAAATGCCCTTGTGAGTAGGTGTGAGAGGTTGGctagggggggggggtatgaGGAGAGGTAGAGGTAGGCCGAACAAGTACTGGGGAGAGTTGATTAGATAGGACATGATACACCTGCAATCTGATTTGATAGGACATGATACACCTGCAGTTGATTAGATTGGACATGATACACCTGCAGCTGATTAGATAGGACATAAGTCGAGCGTTGTCTACTTATCCGTATcagtattattattaatattctCCTACTATCTTATTCTTCAAGTTTACTGTTACTTCTTCACTACTGTATTTCCTTTTCTTActgattttgatatgtttttcttGAGTCTGGGGTCTATCTGAAATTACCTCTCTGCCTTCATAAGGTAGGGTAAGGTTGCGCAAACACcaccctccccagaccccagATTACATTGGGTATGTAGTTACAATATTTTAAGTTAGAACTTGGTAGTTTTCCAGAGATGAAATGAACTTATATGGTGGTGAGTTACTGTATTCCCCGGAGGAAAGAATGATTTTACTTTGAATGCAAAGAAGagtatttaatttattgttttagcCCTGGAAAAAAGTCTGTTGTAGTTGCCTATTGTCAGGCGAGAAATGAGATGCAATTGATCTTTACATTGAGGGAGCTGTTCACTTCTCCTCAACTGGCACTGCAAATTATGATTCTCAGCCCAATTATTCAATGACTTATAagtcttttttcttcattcccTAAATGATGAAGTGTATACTTTATGCAACTGACACTGATGTACTCTAGTAAATGGCAAAATAATAGTTCACACTGTGCTCATTTATGGCTGGATATGTCTTATTAGTCTTCATTTCTAAGTATTTGCTTTGTCATGCATGCGTACTTGTGATTCTCATAGTTGGATGAATATAATACTCATAGAAGCATGGTATCATGAAATCTTATTCTTGAGCAGGATTTTAGCTGTAGAACtctgaaaaataattatcttcTGGAAATAGAGTTTTCTCTTAGGAGTTCACTACACAACGATTTTGTTTGTGTacaattctaaaattttattgaaatggCAGCCCCCTTGGCGATCTTTGGATGGCTACAAACATGTAGTAGATGTGGAGTATTGTCCTCCAGCTTCATGCGAAGGACCTCATTATCCCTTAGAGGCAGCCAAAGCAAAGGAGGCAGCCCAAAATGCACCAAGCACACAGAGGTCATTAGAATATCATGAAAGCATGGAAGGTAGTAGTACTAATAGAGCTGTTTCTGTTTGTTGCAATGAATCTCAATGCCACTATCTCTATATCATACTAGAATCTTACTACTCTTTTCGAACAGAGGAAATGATACGTGGCTTGCAACAGTTGGGGTGGAAAAAAATCGATGTCAGCTTTCACTCAGCATTCTGGCCCTTTTTTGCACATAACAATATCCATGTAAGTTCCTTCCACATTCTGGCCCTTTTTTGCACATAACAATATCCATGTAAGTTCCTTCCATATTCCATTTCCTTATGTTCCTCCCTGTCTGGGTTCTAATTCGATCTCTATTTTCTGGTGACAGGTGAAGAATGAGTTTTTTCACAATGCTGGAGTAGGAGTAATTGCTCATGTCGCAGACCACATAAAGCAACAAGAGATGCAACCCGAATCGACCTCCTTAATTACCCCTAGCTTGTAACTCATATAGTAGAAAGCAATCCAGCGTACATTTAAATGAAATCAAAACACTATAATTGATTGGAAATGTATATTTCTCAGAACACTagtggtttacttgattataaGCCAGTTTTTTCGTTAAGCATATTCAAGATATATGTATAGTTatatgatttttggtgaagggTGTTTAATTGACCACCCTTTGCTCCGTCACCAGTTTCAATAGGAAGACCGTTGATGTTAGCTTTTTACCCTGTATTTGTTGTTATCTATGACATATTATGTGATTTGCTCTTTTCCATGTTTGAATGGAAAAGTAAAACACTAGTATGACAATATGAAGGAGAAAAAAGTTACATGCAAGCAAAAGAACAGTACAGATATAGTACACCTTGATTCTGATTTCATTTGTAGCAAATGAAACATATATATAGGGAAAAgtagagagaaaaagagaacTGCAAACCCCCTAATAAGCATATTTACTTGTAGCTTAAATCACATTATAGAACAACCAGTTGCGTTGTCATCACTAAACATGTGCCTGGTTCGTTCATCGAAAATGGTATTGTAAGGTAGCTCTGCATAGGACCCGTGAGCATGGCCACTGTAGCCATGCACGCGGTAGTTGTAGGAAGAAGGCGGGGCATAGTAAGTGCCCGGCCTGTTGTAGAatgtatcataataataatggtGCATATAGTTATGGTATTCAGGATTGTATGGATATGGCCATAGTTCAGCTCTCTTTCCAGTTTTTCTCACTGTTTTGAGGATTTTTTTCTGATCTGCCCATCCTGTTACTGTCACCTTTTGCATGTTCATGTCTATGTCAATGTTGTCCACTCCTGTGAATACCAAAAATGAAACAACGTATTAACTTAAAAGTATTTTTCGAATTGATTAGTCAAACACCGCACTACTCTTACGACTTtagaaaacaaattaaaagaatatggaatttaaaaaaaaaaagggatcaattcttcaaattatattaatatttaatgagtttaagtcccCAAGAATTATTGGATAATGAGAAAAATCCATTCCATATCCAAGCAATAAGCATAGAGAGTTGGAGACAGGAAAAAACTCACCAGCTGTGTGAATGATGATTTTGGTCATATGTCTATATGGTGGatatatattaattcaaatttccaacTAAAAGttgtaagaaaattattttataggaAAAGATCATTGTATAAGATATgctttcatatttattataattctaTTACAAAGCCGGGTAGGGTTGtcttatctaaaaaaaatttattaaagaatATGGACTTTAAGCAATGGGCCAAAATTTCtagctaaacaacaaaaaattaatgctAATTTCATTTAGTTACAAATTAGGACGGATCATAAGAAAATTCATATAGCTTAAAATCAATTTAGCTAGAGAATACCGATAAAATTCAGTAGCTAATCCTACGTTTCTAAAAAGAAGTTAATACCAACCACGAAGTTTCTTGAGAGCTTTCCTTATTTTGCTTTCGCATCCTTGACAATCCAAGTGCACTCTCAATTCCACAATCTAAAATGAATAATGTATAACTCATTCAGAATTTAAGTATATATTACACGAtcatctttttatataaaaaaatattaacacaattaaattataaataaatttgtatgataaaaattgattataactaatcttataataaaaatactgCAGTAGGGtatattattgaaattgttTAATTTGTATCATCATTCGTAGCACTTTCCCTATTTTAAgcatttatttgttaataaaaaatataatctctcTTATAACGGCTACGGCGCAATATGGCAAGTCATCATGAAAAACAAAGTAGATCtaccccattttattttattttttaaattataagcttaatttatttatttttagcttaacattattaatcaaaaaaGTAGAGATATTGGAGCGGAAGAGTACATTTTCTTACTCTTTGTTGCATTCTTTTCGAGCCACTAACCTTTACTTGATGCAATTATCCTTTTATATATACTCAACAAAAAAGAATAGCTAGTTACATGAACATATATAGTATTAAATTCTCTTCTTTAGCATACTGTGACTAAAAAAGTGTTAATTACTACTAGTATTTATCTTCATTAGACTAGAGGataaaaagatgttaaaaagatATGCAGATCATATTCATGTACGAGACTACTAGCTAGTATTATCTagttatgtgatatttttagCTTTTCGAAGAgagttaaatttaataatttttgtacTATAAATCaactcaatattttaaaatattggcaaaaaaaagttaaatagttCGAAAAGTATTACATACTATCAGAGacagatataaaaaaatatgatcacAAGAAACTTTTTTTAGCAGTGGCATTTCAAAATAGAGACTAGTTATAGGTAGCTCTTTCTAGGATGGCAATGAGGCGGGGCGGATGCAGGGTGTGGTAGGTTTAAGACAATGTGGGACGGGGCAGATTTAAGGTTGTGTGCGGCGGATCTAATGCGGGCGGtttgaaatgaatttttaaaaaattaatgtggGGCGGGGTGGGTTGCGGGTATATGCGATTTTATATgtttcaaacttaattttaacttttttacatgttataagagtgatatagcattatttattaagataatttcaTTACAACTActaaaataatcaagttaataaatgaaaatgattcaataaaaaataatacaagttCCCCAATTGACctctaaaaaacaaaattttaagtgactatcctattaaattaatacaacttaatgaaaaataaatttattttcatgaattttatttttagtatcaaacataactagaaaaagaaaatattaaaaaagttatGTAGGACGGTTTATGCGGGGCGGGTCTATGCAGAGCGGGATGGGAcagattgaaaataaaaagagttgTTATGCGGGCGGagcaaattaaaaattttgcgAATTAAGCTCAACCCGTACCGCCCCATTGCCATCCCTAGGTCTTTCTCATTCCTATCTAGTCTACAACCTCattcatattttcaaatatgtatCGAAGAAGAACAAGACATATCACTA
This window of the Solanum pennellii chromosome 2, SPENNV200 genome carries:
- the LOC107012000 gene encoding heavy metal-associated isoprenylated plant protein 28-like isoform X1 gives rise to the protein MTIVELRVHLDCQGCESKIRKALKKLRGVDNIDIDMNMQKVTVTGWADQKKILKTVRKTGKRAELWPYPYNPEYHNYMHHYYYDTFYNRPGTYYAPPSSYNYRVHGYSGHAHGSYAELPYNTIFDERTRHMFSDDNATGCSIM
- the LOC107011999 gene encoding uncharacterized protein LOC107011999 isoform X1; amino-acid sequence: MASSATLLHHYSPRPSFSSNSSSSSSSSPSSSSSSSSFDQRRCFNWKFLCFSGINNICRSQSFRAHAMSTTEGSVMSPKVLMDTGDEPEHLLVLVHGILASPSDWTYVQAELRRRLGRNFLIYASSCNTFTKTFTGIDGAGKRLADEVRLVVKKKESLKKISFLAHSLGGLIARYALGVLYSSDNCNEESNDAVTSTTANLKPVGSSNVGLIAGLEPVNFITLATPHLGVRGKNQLPFLFGLPILEKLAAPIAPIFVGQTGSQLFLTDGKPTKPPLLLRMASDCDDGKFISALGSFKWRVLYANVSYDHMVGWRTSSIRRVTELVKPPWRSLDGYKHVVDVEYCPPASCEGPHYPLEAAKAKEAAQNAPSTQRSLEYHESMEEEMIRGLQQLGWKKIDVSFHSAFWPFFAHNNIHVKNEFFHNAGVGVIAHVADHIKQQEMQPESTSLITPSL
- the LOC107012000 gene encoding heavy metal-associated isoprenylated plant protein 28-like isoform X2, producing the protein MTKIIIHTAGVDNIDIDMNMQKVTVTGWADQKKILKTVRKTGKRAELWPYPYNPEYHNYMHHYYYDTFYNRPGTYYAPPSSYNYRVHGYSGHAHGSYAELPYNTIFDERTRHMFSDDNATGCSIM
- the LOC107011999 gene encoding putative lipase YOR059C isoform X2 codes for the protein MSTTEGSVMSPKVLMDTGDEPEHLLVLVHGILASPSDWTYVQAELRRRLGRNFLIYASSCNTFTKTFTGIDGAGKRLADEVRLVVKKKESLKKISFLAHSLGGLIARYALGVLYSSDNCNEESNDAVTSTTANLKPVGSSNVGLIAGLEPVNFITLATPHLGVRGKNQLPFLFGLPILEKLAAPIAPIFVGQTGSQLFLTDGKPTKPPLLLRMASDCDDGKFISALGSFKWRVLYANVSYDHMVGWRTSSIRRVTELVKPPWRSLDGYKHVVDVEYCPPASCEGPHYPLEAAKAKEAAQNAPSTQRSLEYHESMEEEMIRGLQQLGWKKIDVSFHSAFWPFFAHNNIHVKNEFFHNAGVGVIAHVADHIKQQEMQPESTSLITPSL